The following nucleotide sequence is from Gimesia chilikensis.
AAAATCCTTTATTCCCTCAAGTATCGCATTTTAACAGTTTTAGAACTGGTTTTCACGTGTTTGAACACGGTAAATCCGACCAGACCTGCAGGCTCTTACTCAATCCTAGGTCAAAAATAAGGAGACCACCTGAATTCCTGTAGATATTTGGGAAGACTGCGCAAAAAATTCGCTCTGTTGCGCTCATTGACTCTTTAGGTTTATTTGCTTGCAACCCTCTCGCAGTCAAAGTAAAACCGGATCTGGCTCAACGAGCTGCTTCAAATAAACTTCTTCAGAATTCACGGATTGTTCAGTGCCGTCATCTGCCTCAGAATCTTCGTCCTCACCATCAGATCAACCGCGGCTGTGGTACTGTGGGACCCGCACCATTTCATTCGCTGAGCGACCATTGTTAATGGGCATTCTTAACGTCACCCCCGACAGTTTTTCGGATGGAGGAGAGGTTACGGATCGGGACGCAGCCGTCAAGAAGGGCTTACGTCTTATCGAACAGGGCGCGGATATTTTAGACATTGGTGGCGAATCGACCCGTCCCGGCTCTGATCCCGTTCCCCTGGAAGAAGAACTCCGCCGCGTTGTACCCGTCGTTGAACAGCTCGCGAACCAGACCGACGTCCCGATTTCCGTCGATACCACCAAAGCGGAAGTCGCCCGTCAGTCGCTCGCAGCCGGCGCTGCGATCATCAACGATATCTCCGGCCTCACCTTTGATCCGGAGATGATCCCCCTGGCTGCCGAAACCGGCGCGGGAGTAATCTGCATGCACATCCAGGGAACTCCCCAGACCATGCAGGACAACCCGACCTATGACGATGTCGTCGTCGATCTGAAAAACTGGTTCGAGGAACGCTTACAGGAACTGCTCTCGGCGGGAATCGAACCCGGCAGTATCGTCCTCGACCCGGGTATTGGATTTGGAAAAACCGCCGAACACAACCTGCAGATTCTCTCCCACATCCGCGAATTCCAGGATCTGGGTTATCCGATACTCATCGGTCATTCCCGCAAACGCTTTCTGTCGAAGCTGCTGGGGCGCGATGTTGAAGAGCGTCTGGCAGGTACGGTCGGCGTTTCTATCGCCCTGGCCAGTCAGGCTGTCGAAATTATTCGCCTGCACGACGTCGAAGCCAACCGCGATGCGATCTCGGCCTGGAAAGCAGTCACCAGCCGCGTTACCTGATTACAAGATACTGAAACTCAACTCTCTAAATAACTAAAACGGCGCCTCAGGCAGCCCTACATCAAGGAAATACACAGCATGAACATCAAACTTGGAACCCACACACTCATTCTCTCCCTCTGCTCGATGCTGGCGTTTTACGCCGTCGCCCGGGCTGCGGATCAGCCTGCTCACAATTTCGACCGCTGGGAAAAGTCCATCGCCCAGTTTGAGAAACAGGACAAAGATCAAGGCATTCAGGAAGACGGTATCCTGTTTGTCGGTTCTTCCAGCATTCGCATGTGGGATCTGAAGAAGTACTTCACTGAACTTCCCGTTATCAATCGTGGCTTCGGCGGATCTGAAATCGTTGACTCCACCCACTTCGCCGATCGAATCATTCTCAAACACAAGCCCAAAGTCATCTTCCTCTACGCCGGTGATAACGACATCGCCCGCGGTCGCACTGCGAAAGAGGTCGCCGGCGACTTCAAGCAGTTCGTCTCCGTCGTCCATAAAGCCCTGCCCGAGACCCGCATTGTCTTCATCGCCGTCAAACCCAGTCTCAGTCGCTGGAAACTGGCCGGCACCATGCAGGAAGCCAACAAGCTGATCAAAAAACAGTGCGAAAAACACGACTATCTGGCGTTCGCCGATGTCTGGGATCCAATGCTGGGCGAAGACGGCAAACCCCGTCCCGAGCTCTTCAAAAAAGATGGCCTGCACATGGAACACGCAGGCTACCTCATCTGGAAGAAAGCGGTCGAACCCTATTTCCCCCAGAATTGATCGCATTCTAGATCATTGCTAAGTTGAATTGATTACAGGGTTTCCACACGCAGTTCATGCGCCGACACGAACTGGTTCAGCTCGCTGCGTGTGAAGATGCCCGCGGTCGCGCCGGTGGCACGCACACAGCTGTGCCCCAGCGCCGATCCATAACGCAGGCAGTCTTCCGGGCTCGCCTCTTCCAGAAGCCCGTGAATGAAACCGGCGACAAACGCGTCTCCGCTCCCTGTCCCATCCACCAGGTCGACCGGATAAATCTCTGAACGCAGCGAACGCTCGGCATCCAGCAGCAGACTCCCCTGGCCGCCACAGGTGATGATCACCGAGTTCGCTCCCGCTTCCCGGAACGCCTCGGCCTGTTTCAGCGGGTCTGTCTCTCCCGTGATCAGTTCCCCCTCATCATTATTAGGCAGGAAATAATCGCTTAACGGCAGAACCGGCTTCAGCATCGACCAGTAATCCGCAGCCTTCGGCGTCACCACATCCAGCACCGTAATCACTCCCGCTTCCCGGGCCACCTCGAACATCCGGGCGACATTCTCGGGCGAAAGCTCTTCCGACAGACAGTAACCTCCCAGGTACAGGATGCGACAGGAGCGAATCTGCTCCTCCGTGACTGTCTCGCCGGTAAACAGAGAGTTCGCAGCGACCGAATGAATAAATCGGCGGTCCTCACCCTGCACATTAATCACGAACGAACCGCTGGTCGGCAGCGTTTCCGACTTCATGATGTACTCGCAGTGCACGCCCGAAGCAGCCAGGCTCTCTTCGACATACTGTCCGAAAACGTCCTGCCCCACAATCCCGGCGATCGCAGCCCGGCGATCCAGTCGTGCCAGGTCCGCAGCGACGTTCGATGCACAGCCGCCAATCGTCAGACTCATTTCGTCCGTCAGCACCAGCTCGCCCGGACGGGGCATATGGTCGATGGCCTTGCACACATGGTCTGCGACGATGATCCCCGCACACAAACAGTCATACCTGGGAGACGACATGAGGATGTCCTTCTAAAGCGCTTCGAAATCTGTGAAATCATGATGTGTTGCTTATTATGCGGAAGGGGATCAGGAGATCAACACCTAACTGGAATGCAGATGCACAGATTTCATGCTCTGTTCCGAGTCGATCGGCTGGGCGGGACGCACACTCTGTTCGGCCGCGTCTTCCGGGCCGTCGGTCGATTTGGAACGACGCAGGTGTTTCAGCAGTCGCAGCATAATGGGGTAGGTTATCAGGCCGAAGAACGTGCCGACCACCAGCGAGCCGATAATCAACGGCGACCCGACTTCCAGCAGCAGCTGCTTCACCGTTTCCCACCAGCCGCTGAATCCCTCGAACTCCAGAATCCGGGCGAAGTCCTTCTGCGTCAGTGAACCACCTACGAACAACGTACCCACCTTATAGTCAAACCAGTAGATCGGTACGATGGTCAGCGGATTCGAAATGTAGACGGTAATCAGCGACGCGACCTGGTTGAACCGGAACAGCGGACGCGTCAGAAATGCGACACAGACCACCATCAGCATCTGAATGCCCACCGTCGGCGTCAACGCGATAAACATTCCGATCGCGGTTCCCAGGGCAATCGAGTGGGCACTGTCATCCAGCATGAGGATCGAGCGCAAGAGCACTCGCGGGTTCAGGGTCCAGGCTGGTTTGGCAGATGACATAGAGTTTCAACAGGCTGCTTGAGGTCGCGTGATCTAAAATCTTGTTCAGAGAACTTTTACGGTCATTTGGATTAGTATATCGGCACAGTTCTGGCAAAATTCCGCAGGTTTATTAAACCTTCAACTTAGGCCGGTCATACCGTTCGATTCGGCTATCCGAATCAAGACGCTTGTAAGTTCTCTCACTTCTGGGGGTGGGACAACGACCCTTTCGGGTTAACGTTTATGTATTTTAGTTAAGGTTTTTCAAATTAGGCAACTCAAATTAACGCCCCAATTCGCACCCCGGCGGAAGATCGTCCCTAAGTCGTGACCGGGTCACAGCATCGGAATTCAGGTGAACAATCATCAGCATTGACTACGACACAACTCCCCCATCACAACAGATGAAAATCAGTGTAGATTTGAATTCCGCTCCGGAAATGGGTATGAAAGTGAGATAAGCGCTTTCTTTATTGATCATTTTCATTTCTGATTCATATTGTCTCCTTCAGGATCTCCTGAATACAGTGCACAACGGAAACCCGCTGATGGTAGAAAATCTGGAAATCTTCGATGTTGAACAGGCTGCCCCCAATCTGGTAGTCACTCCCCTCGGATCGACCCTGCAGTTCCAGTACAGCAACGTTCAGGTCGAAGCCAACAAGGTGCTCAGGCTCTTTGACGCCCCCGAGATCAAAAATGTCATCATTGACCTCTCCCGCGTCGACTATCTCGATTCGATTATCATCGGCTCGCTGATCCGCCTCCTGCAACGGGCCCGGCAGACAGGTGGTCAGGCCGTCTTCTGTAATGCCTGCGAGAACATGCAGAATATTCTTAAGTGCATCAAAATTGGCAGCCTCTGGCCGCTGTTCGATACCCGGGACGAAGCGATTGCCGCTGTCACTCCCTCTGCGTAATTGTTCGATTTCTTGTCTGGAAATGAGTTGGGAATGCTGCCGTTCACTGCCGAGGATCTGAAAGCTGTTCGAACGGAAACGTTCATCGAACACCTCGATTATTTCGAGAGCCTCGCTTCCACCAATTCCTGGGCCCTGAATACGCACTGCACACCCTCCCCGGCCGCACGCGATACCAGCCTGCCTGCCCTCGTACTCACCGGCAATCAAACCGCCGGCCGTGGTCGAGGCAACAATGCCTGGTGGTCCACTGAAGGAGGACTCACATTCTCCCTCGTCGTCGATGCCAGCCAGCTCGGCATCCCGCTCCAGCAGCAACCCCTGATTGCGTTGGCGACCGGCCTGGCCGTTTGTGAAACACTCGAGAAGCAGGCCCCCGAACATCGGCTCCAGTTGAAATGGCCTAACGATGTCTTCCTCGCAGGCAAAAAGGTCTGCGGCATTCTCGTCGAAACCTCCGCCAGTCAGCCCGGCCTCGTGGTCATCGGCGTGGGCGTCAATCTCAATAACTCGTTCCTCTCCGCTGAAGCCGAACTGCAGTCGCGAGGAACCTCGCTCTACGAAACGACCGGACAGAAGTTCCCGCTCTCCTCCACGCTGATTGACCTCATCAACGCCATCGAAAACCGGCTCTACGATGTCGCGGGAGACCGCGGCGAACTCATGCCCGCCTGGCGACAATACTGCCTGCTCACCGGCAGGGACATTCGCATCAACACCGGACGCGAAGTCCGGGAAGGCACCTGCCTCGAAGTTGACGACGAAGGTTACCTGATCCTGCAGACCGAGACCGGCCGCGAACGTATTATCAGCGGCACCATCGAACACTTTTAAAGAATCGCCCCCGCCATGAAAAAACTTCTCATCTATCCCGCCATCGACGCCAGACGACTCACCCGCCTCGAGAGCATCTCGAACGAACTCGAAGTCGTCAACGCGCAGAATCTGGATGAAGCGCTGACCGAAATCAGAGACACCCACGCCTTCTTCGGCAAGATCACTCCCGAACTGCTGGCCGCGGCTGAAAAACTGGAATGGGTGCAGTCCCCCACTGCCAGCCTGGAACACTACATTTTTCCGGAACTGGCCGACCACCCCTGCCAGCTCACAAACATGCGCGGCCTGTTCTACGATGTCATCGCCGATCACGTGCTCGGCTTCGTGCTCTGCTTCGCCCGCAACCTGCATCGCTACATTCGTCAACAGTCCCACGCGGTCTGGCAACCCATCGGCGGTACCGCGGGAAAACCCGACTTCGTCACCGGACCGGGACAGGTCAGCGAAGTCGATCGCAGCCACATGCACCTCTCGGACTGTACCCTCGGCGTGGTCGGTACCGGCTCGATCGGTTCCGAAGTCTGTCACCGTGCAGCCGCCTTCGGCATGCGGGTCTGCGCCATCGATCCCCTCATCCGTGAGGTTCCCGGCGCCGTCGATGAAGTCTGGGACCTTGATCGACTCAAAGACCTGCTCACCATCAGCGACTTCGTCGTCATCGCAGCGCCGCATACTCCCCAGACCGAAAAACTGTTCCGCACGCCCCAGTTCCAGCAGATGAAGAACTCCGGCTACCTGATCAACATCGGCCGCGGCGCCATCGTCGATCTGCAGGATCTGACCATCGCACTGCAGAAAGGCGACATCGCCGGCGCCGGTCTGGATGTTTTCGAAGTCGAACCCCTGCCCGCAGACCATCCGCTCTGGCAGATGGAGAACGTGATCATTACCCCGCACATCGCCGCCGCTTCGACGCGTGTCCCCGAAAGGCACCTGGAAACCCTGCTGGAGAACATCCGCTGTTTCATCAACGGCCAGCCCTTCATCACCCTGGCCAACAAACAGCTCTGGTTCTGAACGAATTCGACTGCACACTGAACCTCTCTGTGCTTTCAGGCAGTGTTCCTGCTGACTGCTGAAGAAACTGCCCTTGATCGATGTCCGCCGAAGCGTATGCTCTTCTCTTCTGGCTCGCGCGCGAGGCAGCTCAGCGTGCACCGGAACACGAGACACTACTGATTCAACGACACCTGAATCCGCACCGCTTTTCACCGGGTTTTCACGGGAGCAATCAGAACACATGCGAAATGTTCCCCCCATCTTGTTCAGGGCAGACCAGGACAGACTCCGGTCAGACAGGGACAAAATCCAGGACACACCAGGACAAAATCCGGCCACATCGGGACAAAATTCTGTCTTGACCTCCCGGTGCCTTTCGACAGAATCAGACCCACAATCAAAACAGGATGTAGGGGCAGAGCCTGTGTGCCTGCCCGCCGAGCGACGCTCCATCCGGTCTAGACTCCAACGGATTTCCATATACACCATCCCCCTGAGCGGCAAGGTGCTAGCCGCCGGTAAAAAGAAAGAAGCAGATCCCAAAATCAGCTGTGAGTGCTATTCCACTCACAGCACCGGGGTGAGCCCGAATAAAATTCGGGCCGAGCGCAGCGAGCAGGAAACCGACAGTACAACAGTCCGATTTCAAGAAAAGAAACCCAACCAGAATTCGCAGGGTGCGAACCCACGTGCCCGCCCGCCTGACAAAGATCAACCGGGCATCACCATTTCCAATGGCTCCGGTTCCCGTCCCAAACAAACGGATAACCCCAAAAACAATACGAGCCATTCGTAACCCAGGCATTTTACCAGACCGCCATTGAACCCCGCAGATGAAAACAGTTAACCTGTTGATATGCGTCTGATGAATATGATCATCATTTTGAATCTGGTTCAAATCGTCTTAGCACTTCATTGACGAAGTTACGTTGTTCAGGTGGTAAACGATTCATATTGGTGGTGGGGACGCCATCAAGTATTTCAGCAACTGGTGCGAGAATCTCCAGGCTCGGGCAATCTTTATCAGGAATAGATTTTTTCAAAATGCGGAAGACATGACTCCAGCGATGTTTCATCTCTGGCTTGGCAAGATTCTGCAGCAATTCAATAGCGTCTTTTCCACTTTGAACCGGAAACGATTCAACACTAAATTTCAGAACACGTTCGGCAAAGTCTGGATTGGCAGCAATGAGAGTGGAGTGTGAAGACTCTAAGATGATATCAGCAGCCAGCATCTTTCGATGTTCAACACGATATTTAAAATCAGAAATCGCGGAATGATAAGAAGAAAAAGATTCCTCCCAGCGTTTCTGGTGGGCTAATGCAGTTCCCTGATTCACGGCCCCCATTGATTTGACTTCGTCTGATGTTGCTGAAATCTGAGCAATTTTATGAGTGTCAGATAATGCGTTCTCAGAATCGAGTAGTAGATTATACCTATGACTACGGCC
It contains:
- a CDS encoding carbohydrate kinase family protein; this translates as MSSPRYDCLCAGIIVADHVCKAIDHMPRPGELVLTDEMSLTIGGCASNVAADLARLDRRAAIAGIVGQDVFGQYVEESLAASGVHCEYIMKSETLPTSGSFVINVQGEDRRFIHSVAANSLFTGETVTEEQIRSCRILYLGGYCLSEELSPENVARMFEVAREAGVITVLDVVTPKAADYWSMLKPVLPLSDYFLPNNDEGELITGETDPLKQAEAFREAGANSVIITCGGQGSLLLDAERSLRSEIYPVDLVDGTGSGDAFVAGFIHGLLEEASPEDCLRYGSALGHSCVRATGATAGIFTRSELNQFVSAHELRVETL
- the folP gene encoding dihydropteroate synthase, yielding MGILNVTPDSFSDGGEVTDRDAAVKKGLRLIEQGADILDIGGESTRPGSDPVPLEEELRRVVPVVEQLANQTDVPISVDTTKAEVARQSLAAGAAIINDISGLTFDPEMIPLAAETGAGVICMHIQGTPQTMQDNPTYDDVVVDLKNWFEERLQELLSAGIEPGSIVLDPGIGFGKTAEHNLQILSHIREFQDLGYPILIGHSRKRFLSKLLGRDVEERLAGTVGVSIALASQAVEIIRLHDVEANRDAISAWKAVTSRVT
- a CDS encoding SGNH/GDSL hydrolase family protein codes for the protein MNIKLGTHTLILSLCSMLAFYAVARAADQPAHNFDRWEKSIAQFEKQDKDQGIQEDGILFVGSSSIRMWDLKKYFTELPVINRGFGGSEIVDSTHFADRIILKHKPKVIFLYAGDNDIARGRTAKEVAGDFKQFVSVVHKALPETRIVFIAVKPSLSRWKLAGTMQEANKLIKKQCEKHDYLAFADVWDPMLGEDGKPRPELFKKDGLHMEHAGYLIWKKAVEPYFPQN
- a CDS encoding STAS domain-containing protein, whose product is MVENLEIFDVEQAAPNLVVTPLGSTLQFQYSNVQVEANKVLRLFDAPEIKNVIIDLSRVDYLDSIIIGSLIRLLQRARQTGGQAVFCNACENMQNILKCIKIGSLWPLFDTRDEAIAAVTPSA
- a CDS encoding DUF2062 domain-containing protein, whose protein sequence is MSSAKPAWTLNPRVLLRSILMLDDSAHSIALGTAIGMFIALTPTVGIQMLMVVCVAFLTRPLFRFNQVASLITVYISNPLTIVPIYWFDYKVGTLFVGGSLTQKDFARILEFEGFSGWWETVKQLLLEVGSPLIIGSLVVGTFFGLITYPIMLRLLKHLRRSKSTDGPEDAAEQSVRPAQPIDSEQSMKSVHLHSS
- a CDS encoding tetratricopeptide repeat protein, whose translation is NRGYVYGQRGETQQEIEDYTHVINLPEAPPDQIAKALVNRGYVYEQLGETQQATEDYTRVINLPEASPDQIAKALVNRGYVYGQLGETQQAIKDYTRVIDSPEAPPDQIAKALVNRGYVYGQRGETQQAIQDYTHVINKSEAPPDQIARALVGRSHRYNLLLDSENALSDTHKIAQISATSDEVKSMGAVNQGTALAHQKRWEESFSSYHSAISDFKYRVEHRKMLAADIILESSHSTLIAANPDFAERVLKFSVESFPVQSGKDAIELLQNLAKPEMKHRWSHVFRILKKSIPDKDCPSLEILAPVAEILDGVPTTNMNRLPPEQRNFVNEVLRRFEPDSK
- a CDS encoding biotin--[acetyl-CoA-carboxylase] ligase, producing the protein MLPFTAEDLKAVRTETFIEHLDYFESLASTNSWALNTHCTPSPAARDTSLPALVLTGNQTAGRGRGNNAWWSTEGGLTFSLVVDASQLGIPLQQQPLIALATGLAVCETLEKQAPEHRLQLKWPNDVFLAGKKVCGILVETSASQPGLVVIGVGVNLNNSFLSAEAELQSRGTSLYETTGQKFPLSSTLIDLINAIENRLYDVAGDRGELMPAWRQYCLLTGRDIRINTGREVREGTCLEVDDEGYLILQTETGRERIISGTIEHF
- a CDS encoding D-2-hydroxyacid dehydrogenase; this encodes MKKLLIYPAIDARRLTRLESISNELEVVNAQNLDEALTEIRDTHAFFGKITPELLAAAEKLEWVQSPTASLEHYIFPELADHPCQLTNMRGLFYDVIADHVLGFVLCFARNLHRYIRQQSHAVWQPIGGTAGKPDFVTGPGQVSEVDRSHMHLSDCTLGVVGTGSIGSEVCHRAAAFGMRVCAIDPLIREVPGAVDEVWDLDRLKDLLTISDFVVIAAPHTPQTEKLFRTPQFQQMKNSGYLINIGRGAIVDLQDLTIALQKGDIAGAGLDVFEVEPLPADHPLWQMENVIITPHIAAASTRVPERHLETLLENIRCFINGQPFITLANKQLWF